TTGAATCTTCCCGCCTCGACAGCCCCGGGCGGCCACCGGGCAGgagacacccccaccccggccGATGGGGCTCGCTCGCCTCCCCGGTggtcccggcccggccccgccgccggggacgGCACCCGGCAGCCGCCTGTGCGGGGCCGGTGCTGCAGTTCCGCGCTTAGACCACCGGGGGGCAGCACCAGCGAGAGCACGGCGGGCGGGGCCGAGGGCGGGGCCGAGAGGGGCCGAGGGCGTGGCCAGGGCGCACGCGcggctccccacctgcaggaacggccgccgggcggcagcacgcCCTTAATCATCCCGCTCTCAGCGCTTATTAGGGTAATGAGCGGTGACCGCTCTCAGCCCGCTTTACTCCAGCTGGGGACCGGAACCATTTACCTCGGCCCTGTTCGCACTTGCAGCCCAGGCAGCGACAGCCAGCGCCTCTCCACCAAAAACCTGCGGAACAGGGGTTTTCGCCCCGGAATGAGCCCCAGGGATGCGGCATCACTCTGCGCAGGGCACTAGGGCCGGGGAAGTGACAGCAGCGAGTCTGCTGGTGACCCGGGAGGGAGGCTGGCAGCTTATCCACAACATAAAAACCAGTGATCTTtgcttttctgcatgaaaatggttttgaattgtttttttcctttgcagctgcACAAATCCAAGTGGATTTGGCTTTCCTGGGAGCCccaaattgggattttttttctcccaaatggTTGTTTTGCCTGCCAGCATACACCCAGAATCGGGGGCTTTGGAGCATTTTTGTGCcgtggcagcagctcccgctcggTGTGCACAGCCCTgtgggggaaagagaaggagcaaaagaagagcaaaaggagcaataaagaacaaagctcaGTCATTCACTTCATGGTGAGAAGGTGAACCTATGTTTATATACATCCAGTAAAAATACTCATACTGTAAAAGTATTTGAGTTTCCTGTGGcattaatttaacttgcacagctatGAACTGATACCATTAAGCTAGCCATCTTCAAAATACACAGTAATAATTttactgcaggtttttttggctgtTACACAAGGAGAAGGGACATCTGGCCAGCGGCACTGcccgagagagatgctactgggctgctgGGGAAACACGTCattgaaagccagacagaaataaagtacctCAGAGCACTCTGTCATAATACCGGGGAAAAACCACTAACATTCAGTCgcctctctttttaaacctttagaaCAAACACCTACCTGCTTAAATACACCTCATACATTGTAGGCTTCAGCTATTTGGCAGTTGCACTTTAAACAATGCAAGTCAGATGGTAAATTATACAATACTaactcctttttttaaagtttagttTTGCTTAGAGAAATCAGCGAGGTAAGAGACCCctcaaatggttttacttttcagGCTTGGGGGGGAAATCAAATCCCTGGTGCTGCAATCCATCAGGCTACCAAAAAGGACTGGCAGATtggcgaatgcttttggctgtgtaACATGCTCCAGAACAGACCTTatattatttttagtgttttgttaaaatatttcatacaaaaactatagaagGAGGGCTGAAAAAGCCTTCATGTTAACTTCAGAAGTCCACACTACAAGgaccttaggaaaaaaacagccaCTTGTCACAGACTTACCTCATACTCACAGAGCACTTCGGATCCTTTTCATCTGTCCTGCGCTGTCATGCCACAACAAAAGGGTGACCAtggagaaacgctggcagttgacattctgccgagagaggaaaaaaaactttagCACAAAGCTGGGTAGGAATCTAAGTCTTCCTTCTTTCGTGAAGATTTGCAAAGACTACAGCCGAGCAGAAGAAGTATTTGGCATCATCTCTGGCACAGTTGTTCATACAGGCCACTAGAACTTTGCATTTCTTAGACAACCCTGCCTTTTTTGACTCACTGGCAGATTTAGTTGCACTACAGCCACTTTCCCAGATACCCTGGAGCTCTTAAGTCACTTTTCTGGTGATTTCATCCCCAAAAACACCTTATTTGACTCTCCCAGGGCTGGGTCAAAAACATCAAACGTCCAGCGATTGCTTccacaccaaaggtgccaggaggcaaagctgtgCCTTGTCCTCACTGCCCCTTGGCAGTGCTTCCATCGCCCCAAAAACCTTGTGGCTCCATGCTTTCCTGgggacttcatcctcaaaacaaacaatttttccCACAAACGCTGGGGGATCCAGCCCaccccacctcccgccccccagccccacctcccgccccccagccccacctcccaTCACCCCTCAGCCCATTCCCgtctccccctcacagccccctccccaactCAGGGCCCACTTCAGGCCACCCCACCTCTCAAACTCAGGGCCCCCTCAGTTCCCCCGTCCCCCCTCGGGGCACCCCGCTCACCTGGAGGCGGCCCAGATGCTTCAGGACGTGCtcgcggcggccccggcccggccgaggACCCGCCCGCCGTGCCCCGTTttccccccggggcacccccccGCTCCACTGCGTCCTGGCCCTTCCCCGTGTTTATCCAGCTCGGACCGCGGGGGACTTTGCTCCTCAGCGCCCGCCTCGCTGCTGGGGACcccttcagcccccccccccccccgccgcagccggcGGGACCAGAGGACGGGCTGGGAAAGGCGCCGCCGCTCACCAGCCCGTGACACTGCCGGCATCTGAGCGGTGACTCCCGCATCGTTCACACCTCTAATTAAGGGCTAATTAGTGATGACTCACTGGGGGTCCCTGATGTTGTGCACTTGCCTGTGGGGCGGGAGCCGCGTTAGTGGCAGCTTCGCGCTGTTCCCGCAGCGGTTGAGCCCACGCGTGAGCGAGACACACAGACgcccgggctgcggcggggccgggggggacgaGGAGCCGCAGCGGGAGTGCGGGGAGCGCGCAGGGCCCCTGTGCAAACCGCGTTACAGCCCGCCGAGCCACTTCCCCGCCCGGGAAAGCTTTCCCAAACGCTTAACTCGGCTTAGCAAACCCGTAAGACgtctccagcagcccccacccgTCACGTTTCAGCTCCGCGTGTCCCCGAGGGGACGGGCTGCGACACCCCCCTGCGCCCGCATTcccccggcagcatcccggggAGGGCGGGAGAACGGCAGATCCCCCGGGCTGCCACCTCCCGAAGCCCACCCCGCTCCGGGTCCGTGCTGCCCCGTGGCCCCCTCACGGTGGGACCGGGCTGGCGGCGGCCGGGAGGGGCCCGGCGCCCGCACTTCACTCCCCAGCCAAGCGCTGGCAGGTGGAGGAGGAACCAGCCAGGCCCGGGTCAGGGGAGAGGCATTATCAGGGTCTGCGCGACCCCCGGAGGACCCGCTCGGGTCGAAGCGGCCGCTTTCCGGAGGGAAAATGGCCTCCCGGAGAAACGGGAGAACGGGACCcttggggaggctgggggctTCCGGGCACACAATGGGGTGCCGAGAGCCTCGGGGCACCCCCGGCATCGCGGCGGGGATGGGGAGAAAGGGCTGAGGCGCCTGCCCCTCCCCACGCCTCGGAAACGCCACCGGCTCCCGGACCTCGCCGCCCCTGCCGGGATCGGCAGCCCGCGAGCAACCCCCGGCAGCAACGGGATCCTTCTCTATACGGGAGTTCGGTGTGGAAATTTCCTGCCCTGTTAAATGGCATCAGAACGGGATCCCTGCCTCCCCGGGAGGCAaagcccccgccacccccagcctATCGGGCGGCCCTCTGCGAACCCGGGCCGAGCCCCGTCGCGGTCGGGGTCACCGGCGCCGGGGTTGTTGTGAGCCCCGACTTATCAGAGACCCCGCGTTTCCCCGCTCAGCCGTGCCTTCCTTCCGAGCCGATTGTTGATGGCAAAGTCCTGTCTGCACTCGAAAAGGAGATTTCCTGCAATTGTTTCGCAGGACTTGCAGCTCGATGCAAAATTTTCTGCCTatcagccccctccccagtgccggGGCAAGGCTGgagccctctcccttcccctgcaaAACTGCCAGGCAATCACGGCTCCGTGATTAATTGCTGGCCGGCCAGAGGTGTTGCTGCGGCGACAGCCATCGGCCATCAACTCCTGCGCCAGCTCGGAgcgccgggcagcgctgccccggcAGAGATGTTCAGCTTTTGGCCCTTTTCCCCTCAAAGGAAACCCTGAGCTCGCCCCGGCACCGCGTCAGCATCGGGGACAGTCGGCGGCACCTTCGCCTTAACCCGCCTCAACCCACGTCAGCCCCCCGGGACTCCCGGAGCCGGGTCCGTCTCAGGGGATGGATTTTCCCCTCCCGCCCGCAGCGGGACCCAGGCAGGATCCCGggtgttgggggcgggggggggggggggtgcgctgCCCGGGGACCTCCGCTCCGTCCCCAGGCACCCGCCGCTCCCGCACCGGCACCTGCCCGGAGCCTCCCCGGCGCTGCGGCAAAACCAAACGGGAGCCGAGCCCCAGGGCCGGGCCGGGAGTGAGATGTCACCCGCGCGGGGCTGGTGCAGGATGTGGGACCACGACGGTCATTTCCTGCCGGGAAGCggagacccccccgcccccccaagagCTGCCAGAGGCGCCCGAGACGCCGAACCGAGAGCATCGCCGGGATCGCCGCGCTCCagagcagccccgccgccggtgAGGCACCGCCGGTCCCCCTCGTCCCCTCTCCCACCGGCCTCTCCCGGGACCCGCaggagccccggggccgggggggctccaATCCCGGGGGTCGCTCTCCTCCCCTCCGCGGTGCCGGCTCCGGGCGGGCGCAGCCGGTTGCCGCAGGGCTGATGCTcttgccggggccggggccggtccccGGCTCGCCGCGCTCCGAGGGCCGCGGAGACGCCCCGGCGGCACGGCGGGCTCGGCCGGTTCTCCCGGGCGAGCCGCTGGCCGGTCCGGCAAGCTCTGGCCGCGGCCCGAGCCTGGAGGGGACACGCAGCGGCTCCGCCGGCAGGTGCAGCCGCGCTGGGGTCGGAGCTGTCGCACTTGGGGCAATAAAAGGATGTTCAGGTCAACTGCATTTCCCTAAAGCTTATAATTTTGTCACCTGCTTGGAAGTCCCGGCGGTCccccggcaggcagggctgggtttaTGAAGCGACCACACATCACAAGGTCAGGGGATCTCGGGGGGTCCCGCAGACGCCGGCGCCGGCGCCTTGAACGGTGCCGGTGCCCCGGGGGATTCCTACAGGCTCCGTGGCCGCAGGACCTGGGCTCCgggggtggggctggggctcccgCCCGAGGGTCGCTGCGCTCCCAGGTCGTCAGCTCCGTTTCTGTTGTCACTGATGTCACCAGGGCTGGCAGGTGCTgtcacctctcctccctcccctccgtcGGTCCCCAGCGCTGCCTGTCCCCGGGCCCCCCCGGCCGAGCAGGCTGTGGGACAGGGGACAGCCACCGCCTGGGAGGCTGCCTTTTCTCTGGGACGTGAGGTTATCGTCTGATGTGGATACAGCATCTTTTGAGGGCTGATGTGGGAAGCCACCATAGGAGTAAAAACTGGGttaaaaaaatactacagaaGGGCACTTTTGGAGCCTCCTGTGAGCACGGAGCTCTGACAGGAGGCATCGgctctttctctgcattttcaagCTGTCTGGGCTCAGTGCAACCACTGAGCCACAACTCAGCACTTTCCCTTTCCTTGCAGCTACCAGTATGGCTGAGGCGACCACTGCCCCCACCGAGACACACACTGTCCTGAACGAGTATGGGGACTACCACAACTGGTCCGAGCTCTTCCACCTCCTGAACTACACCTACACCTTCTGCGAGTTCAGCCTGGATGAGAACGTCAAGCGGGTGATTCTCTTCATCCTTTACCTGGTCATCTTCGTGGTGGGCTTGGTGGAGAACCTCCTCGTCATTTGGGTCAACTGGCAGACACGGGGCAACAAGAGCTTGGTCAACCTCTACATTATCAACATGGCCATTGCTGACCTCGGAGTGCTGCTGTCGCTGCCCATCTGGATGCTGGAGGTGATGCTGGATTACACCTGGCTCTGGGGCAGCTTCCTCTGCCGCTTCACGCACTACTTCTACTTTGCCAACATGTACGCCAGCATCTTCTTCCTCACCTGCTTGAGCGTGGATCGCTACGTGTCCCTGACCAGCTCCTCCCTCTTCTGGCGCAAGCACCAGCACTGTGCACGCCGCATCATCTGCGCCTGCAGCTGGGTCTTGGCAGCCGCGATcccattcctggaggtggctCACATGCAGCTGGTCAATACAGGAGAGCCCATCTGCATCTTCGTGGCCCCCTTCGAGACCTATGACAAGTGGGCACTGGCGGTCAGCTTGGCCACCACCACCATTGGGTtcctcatccccttccccatcatcACCGTTTTCAACATCCTGACAGCCAGGTTCATCAAGCGCACCAAGCCGGAGAGCAGGAAGCACTGTCTGCTCATCTACACCTATATTGTGGTGTTCCTCATCAGCTGGCTGCCCTTCCACATCATGCTGACACTGCTCACCCTCGACGGCAACCACATCATCCTGCACTGCACCTTCGCCCACTTCCTCTACTTCTTCTACGACATCATAGATTGCTTCACCCTCCTCCACTGCGTGATTAACCCCATCCTCTACAACTTCCTCAGCAAAAACTTCCGCAGCAAGCTCATCTCCGCTGTGGTGAAGTACATCCCCAAAGACCAAGGCAACCAGAAGGGCGCAGACAATTCCTCCTCCACCACACAGCACTCCATAGTCATCACAAAGGACAACAACCCTCCCAATTAAGGGGGATCGGACTCTCCCACTCGTCACTGGCAAgtggctgcggggtggggggcagccccctgCGCTCACTGGGGTCAGGGAGATTATTTTTCCTGGTGATAAGCAGACACTTTGCTTCTAAACAACACTTCTTGGCTGGCCACCTCCTGTGCTCTGAAGGCAGGACAGGGTGCCAGACGTGAGATGCGAGGGTGTGGGGAGCCACAGACATCTTGTTTGCTGCTGTATCAGATCTATTCAGCTAAAGAAAGAACTCGAGAAAGAggtatttcctgttttctgtcaGAAACCCAGTAATAAAGTGCATTACTCTGCCTGCTCAGAAGTCTGAACACGAATCTGGCCCCTGGGACCTGACCCCTGGTGCCCGCCCTGTGCTGCGAGGATGGGGGCACTCGATCCTTTCCCTTCGTCACAAGATTTCTGCGGTCCTCGACTCTCACTGCCACACGTGCTGCGGAGGTGCCCAGTGAACGCTGCCCCTCCACCGTGATGCCATCCCGAGCAGGAGAGAGGGAACACAGACCACCCCATGCCCAGCAATCGGCTGACAGCCTGATTTTACAGAAATGAAGGCAACGCGACCGCCAGGGGCTAAGCACGACACAGGCCTGAGCTTTAATCAGGGGAGGAACGACTCGAGATCAGCAACTCATTGACAGCAATTTTGCAAACCCAGCAGTCAATCAGCAACAGTTAAAAGCAGGTTTGATTGGACATGGCTGCTTCCAAACCTGACGGGTGGCAGCAGACGTGGGGTTCCCAGTTTGTGTTCTACAGCAGGAGACCCATCCCGTTAAATCCAGCCTCCTTTGGAGCATCTCCTGCAAGTTTCTGGGCACATTTCTAAATGTGGGGAGGCTCCAGCAGCCCTTCACGTGTGCTCCCTTTCAACCAAAGTTGCGCTGAAGCACCGTGCAGAGCCCCTTGGCGCTGGAGCGCAGGCTTAGCTCCGGCTGCGCAAGGAACCAGAGCATCCGGAGAAAGTTCATCGTCATCCGGACTCTGCTAAATCATGAGTTGTGGGTCAAGCCCTCAGCAGGGGAAGGTGAAAGAGCGCCAAGTCACTGGAAGGGAGTCCATAAATCTACCAAAGGCCTTGAGCTGCccaagaaacacatttaaaaaaaagcagagcataaGCAAATCTAGGGACAGGATGCTCGCAGCACAGAGCGCTGTGGGGGGAGCAGGATGCCGTGGGAGAAGCCTGGGACTGGGGGTTAACACGGACACTCAGTTGTCTCAGGATGGCTGGGAACGGCTCTGCTGCTTCCAAGGGTCTGAGACAGGGTGAAGCACTAAATACTATAGGGGTCCTTGTGCACGGAGAGTCTCCCTGCTAGGGGATACCAGCGATGATGGAAAAAGCCAAATCCGTCTCTTACACAGAAATACTTTGTactgcagctggggaagaagCCAGTCCCCTCAGACACAACAGCacccagttcagcaaagcaacTCACGTCCGTTCTCCTTCCTTAATAAGTTACTTACGCAGTTTCACAGCGGGAGAGCGCAGAGCTGCTTTGCCCGAGAGCCCTCTGGGGCGGAGGCCCTTTGGGATCCGCACCGACCCGGGACCATCCTGGGCACAAGGGCACAGCAACACCGagcagccccaaaaccagccggCGAACATGAAGCTTCATGCTGGCACGACCCACAGCTTTGGTCCTGAATCTTCCCTAAGGCTTCCTTTTGCTAAAACCCTGGCATTTtcaatgaagaaacagaagataagTACACAATACTAAGACACTTAATGTGCGACATAACCAGGAGAACAATATATTCAGTTTCAAGTTACTTAAACATGTAAAACTTGGTATTTGACCTATTAAAATTCTTCTTAAACTCTCCTAATGTGTCTGCAACTTTGTTCACAGACCTCAGGGCCAGAGCGGcctgaaataaacccaaatatcctggttggggggggtgggggtggggggaggagtgAGCGAGTGTCTGTGGGAATGTGGGTCTGAACCCAGCAAGTGCTTTAGCCAGGTCCCCGTCTCTCCCTTTAAAGCTTCCACCACCCCTCAGGGTGAACTGGCCCAGCCACGCTGCTGGAGAAGAGCTAAAGCGGCTCTTGAAAATCCCAGCAGGGTTTGCCAGCCAAGAGCTGGGAGGCTGTGAAGGTGCAGGTCTCACTGAAACACAGCGCTGGTGGCACAGAAAGGGCTTATCAAGGAACACAAACCCCGAGAATTTCCTAAATGGTTTCTGCCGAGGGCTCTGCTCCCAAcctgctgtggaaacagcctGCAGAAACACCAGAGTCccgtctcctgctgctgcccccgctGCCGGAGGAGACAGCGAGGAAGAGGCCCCTGGACGCGCTCCATGAGTCCTGCCGAGCTCGGCACAGGAGCAGGATACTCGGAATGGCTCACGTGCTTCCCCCGGCGCTCCTGAAGAGGCAGAAATGCCAATCTGCACGTTTCAAGAAACAAGTTTTTATAAAGAAGTAAGGCACAAGAGgtcaacattttccattttattattctaAATAAAAACCACACTTTGTGCTGAACAATGGAGTATAAAAGAACCCGATGTACAACGATTTTAGACATCTACTATTTGGGGGAAAGTTTACAAAATATACAAAACTTTACAGCAAATAGATAGTAAACACTTAAATATCAGGAGGTCAGTACCTACTATTAACTTAACAAAAAAGGTTAGACAGCAATtcaactctttttctttcttctgcttaatTACTCTGATAAGAGACCTGGATCCTTTGAGAAAGGGGAGAATCAAACTGAACTTTGCGTTTTAGAAATCGGAGCAAGACTCGAAGCGCTGCCTTTTGGAGGGGGATTTTTGGGTCAGGGTTTTGGCGCAAGGACCTGACCCAGCGGCTCTCTGCAAACGCTGCCGGCACCACCTACAGCGCAGCATTTCCCCTCTCATGCCCCCCAGGAtcccaaagcactttgcaaacacaAGTTAAACCCCACGGCTGCCCCAGGCGAGGTAGGTGAGTGTCGTCCCCACGGTCACAGAAGGACAGAGAGGCCGGGGTCCACCCCAGCTCCCCCCCTGACGCTGCCAATGGCGCTGGGCCcctggcacagggctgtgcaCAGCTGCAGCCCCGGCACACACAGCCCCGGGCCGCCAGCCCAGAGCCCCCTGGCCATCACTGGGTGCCTCCACCGCGACAGAGCTGGGTCAGAGCTACGGCCCCTCAGGG
The window above is part of the Chroicocephalus ridibundus chromosome 24, bChrRid1.1, whole genome shotgun sequence genome. Proteins encoded here:
- the GPR182 gene encoding G-protein coupled receptor 182 is translated as MAEATTAPTETHTVLNEYGDYHNWSELFHLLNYTYTFCEFSLDENVKRVILFILYLVIFVVGLVENLLVIWVNWQTRGNKSLVNLYIINMAIADLGVLLSLPIWMLEVMLDYTWLWGSFLCRFTHYFYFANMYASIFFLTCLSVDRYVSLTSSSLFWRKHQHCARRIICACSWVLAAAIPFLEVAHMQLVNTGEPICIFVAPFETYDKWALAVSLATTTIGFLIPFPIITVFNILTARFIKRTKPESRKHCLLIYTYIVVFLISWLPFHIMLTLLTLDGNHIILHCTFAHFLYFFYDIIDCFTLLHCVINPILYNFLSKNFRSKLISAVVKYIPKDQGNQKGADNSSSTTQHSIVITKDNNPPN